In one Staphylococcus lutrae genomic region, the following are encoded:
- a CDS encoding IucA/IucC family protein: protein METEQNHLEMAVIDFTKDEKETYQTLLSQDTGWATQFKQRCLLGRDKITARLVASLYRENLVNGYTHSDLKRAEQLQNSPITSGELLCIHFKRCQKTLYAPVVSHHAFNRIDVQGPFYWETQSGVFQRILHPNEVLDMMIEEDPQYQGEAANQFRDDLENSATHMTLALSYQAQHPLNDVASLLQYIQSQSDSYLTSEQLVIEGHPIHPGAKLRKGMSAKETIAYSSEYQQAIPMQFILIHKSMTRTMAQAETYLEVVYPAFKGLKNIAQHALPPTSTLDEYVPFIVHPWQYEHVILKDYHPAFESQMIVPLDYSIDYYAGLSFRTLMPKKPTLTPHIKLSTNVHITGEIRTLSEQTTYNGPLMTRILTHITQHDPLLDHVPTSPVPEIAGAHYYNDQNGSTEIQERLSEQLGTLFRQNIYALIEPDLLPCITSSLVVTHPQTGRPLIVDLVERYQTHNNITGTVDACAEWFTTYANALISYVVPLLVKYGIALEAHLQNAIAVFHPHTGQFSHMLIRDFEGLRIDATQLAKMGYHTDHFHEKSRILTTSQTSVFNKAFYSTIQNHLGEMVASLARFYDHPEIEAALWHIVRQQMVQIFQRMKADGDIASERIDAMYQTFFNETIDYKCVTTMRLLDEAHEYTYIKVKNPLAR from the coding sequence ATGGAAACGGAACAAAATCATCTTGAAATGGCAGTCATAGACTTTACAAAAGATGAAAAAGAAACTTATCAAACACTACTTTCCCAAGATACAGGTTGGGCAACACAATTTAAACAACGATGCTTGTTGGGACGTGATAAGATTACAGCACGCCTTGTCGCATCTCTATATCGTGAAAATTTGGTTAACGGCTATACGCATAGTGATTTAAAACGTGCTGAGCAGTTACAAAACAGCCCAATCACGTCAGGAGAACTGTTGTGCATTCATTTTAAACGTTGTCAAAAGACATTATATGCGCCCGTTGTGAGTCACCATGCTTTTAATCGTATCGATGTTCAAGGGCCCTTCTACTGGGAAACACAATCAGGTGTATTCCAACGCATCTTACACCCGAATGAAGTCCTCGATATGATGATTGAAGAAGATCCACAGTATCAAGGCGAGGCTGCCAATCAATTTCGCGACGATTTAGAGAACAGCGCCACACACATGACCTTGGCTCTAAGCTATCAAGCACAGCATCCACTCAACGACGTGGCATCATTGCTACAATACATCCAAAGCCAATCTGACTCTTATTTAACGTCAGAACAATTAGTCATCGAAGGACATCCGATACATCCTGGAGCAAAATTGCGTAAGGGCATGTCTGCTAAGGAAACCATTGCGTACTCATCAGAATATCAACAAGCGATTCCAATGCAATTCATTCTCATACATAAAAGTATGACACGCACAATGGCACAAGCGGAGACTTATTTGGAAGTGGTGTATCCCGCTTTTAAAGGACTTAAAAATATTGCACAACATGCCTTGCCACCAACATCAACGCTAGATGAATATGTCCCTTTCATTGTACATCCTTGGCAATATGAACATGTGATTCTCAAAGACTATCATCCTGCATTCGAATCGCAAATGATCGTGCCATTAGATTATTCGATAGATTATTATGCAGGGCTATCATTTCGGACATTAATGCCGAAAAAACCCACGCTTACACCACATATTAAATTGTCAACCAACGTCCATATTACAGGTGAAATTCGGACGTTATCCGAGCAAACGACATATAACGGCCCGTTAATGACGCGCATATTAACACATATCACTCAACATGATCCTTTACTAGATCACGTTCCCACATCACCTGTACCGGAAATCGCTGGGGCACATTACTATAACGACCAAAACGGATCAACAGAAATACAAGAACGCCTGAGTGAACAATTGGGGACACTTTTCAGACAAAATATTTATGCGTTGATTGAACCCGACTTGCTTCCTTGTATCACATCTAGTCTCGTCGTGACACACCCGCAAACTGGACGTCCACTTATTGTCGATTTGGTTGAACGGTATCAAACCCACAACAACATCACGGGAACTGTCGATGCCTGTGCAGAATGGTTCACAACATATGCCAATGCGTTAATTTCTTATGTCGTCCCACTATTAGTGAAATACGGCATTGCTTTAGAAGCACATTTACAAAATGCGATTGCTGTCTTCCATCCTCATACAGGTCAGTTTTCACACATGTTGATTCGTGATTTCGAAGGGTTACGTATTGATGCGACGCAACTTGCTAAAATGGGATATCATACCGATCACTTCCATGAAAAATCTCGAATATTAACGACGAGCCAAACGTCTGTATTTAATAAAGCTTTTTATTCGACGATACAAAACCACCTTGGTGAAATGGTCGCCTCACTGGCACGATTTTACGATCATCCTGAAATTGAAGCAGCACTGTGGCACATCGTCCGCCAACAAATGGTACAAATATTCCAGCGTATGAAAGCTGACGGAGATATTGCATCTGAACGCATCGACGCGATGTATCAAACATTTTTTAATGAGACCATTGATTATAAATGCGTCACAACGATGCGACTGTTGGACGAAGCGCATGAATATACTTACATCAAGGTTAAAAATCCACTCGCGCGCTAA
- a CDS encoding MFS transporter, whose product MTIMRTLTFMLSIFIVGMVEMVVAGIMSLMSADLNISEAWIGQLVTIYAFTFALTGPILVKMTEKYSPKNVLLLAVAFFVLGNLMIALSPNFIVLIVGRVISSAAAALIVVKILAITVILTQPAHRGKMLGIVYTGFSASNVFGVPLGTLIGDWVGWRFTFGLIIAVGLLAGLLLTIYLPRQVMPSYETHSKTQSRMVHQREIIKLLATTFVLLTANSVAYIYINPLILSGGHTITFVSLALFIIGIAGMCGTTLGGFFTDLFSFKTWLIISTFVFVVMMLLLNSLWGTSLALLIALFIWQIIQWSTNPAVQTGLIAQVEGDHSQVMSWNMSALNAGIGFGALLGGVIVAHTHLYATIQFAAGIGFISFLIVLSLKSQHGKSHNIS is encoded by the coding sequence ATGACAATCATGCGTACTTTAACGTTTATGTTAAGTATCTTTATAGTGGGAATGGTTGAGATGGTTGTCGCTGGTATCATGAGCCTGATGAGCGCAGATTTAAATATTTCTGAAGCATGGATCGGACAACTCGTAACGATTTATGCTTTTACTTTTGCACTGACAGGCCCCATCTTAGTCAAGATGACTGAAAAATATTCACCGAAAAATGTATTGCTTTTAGCAGTCGCCTTTTTCGTATTAGGCAATTTAATGATTGCACTTTCGCCCAACTTCATCGTGCTTATTGTCGGTCGCGTGATTTCATCTGCAGCCGCTGCACTCATCGTTGTTAAAATTTTAGCTATCACTGTAATACTGACACAACCTGCACATCGCGGGAAAATGTTAGGCATTGTGTACACTGGCTTTAGTGCGTCCAATGTTTTCGGTGTCCCTCTTGGCACATTAATCGGTGATTGGGTCGGGTGGCGCTTTACATTCGGACTGATTATCGCCGTCGGTCTTCTCGCAGGTCTGTTGCTGACGATTTACCTCCCTCGTCAAGTGATGCCTTCGTACGAAACACATTCCAAAACCCAAAGTCGAATGGTCCATCAACGGGAAATCATCAAACTATTAGCAACGACATTTGTTTTATTGACAGCGAATTCGGTCGCCTATATTTATATCAATCCACTTATTTTATCAGGTGGACATACGATTACATTTGTCTCTCTCGCCTTATTTATCATTGGTATCGCAGGCATGTGTGGTACGACTTTAGGTGGTTTTTTTACAGACCTCTTTTCATTTAAAACTTGGTTAATCATTAGCACTTTCGTTTTTGTCGTTATGATGCTACTTCTAAATTCATTGTGGGGGACATCACTCGCTTTGCTAATTGCTTTATTTATTTGGCAAATCATACAATGGAGTACGAATCCGGCCGTTCAAACCGGGTTAATCGCCCAAGTTGAAGGAGATCATAGCCAAGTGATGAGCTGGAACATGTCTGCGCTCAATGCCGGTATCGGATTCGGTGCGTTACTTGGAGGGGTGATCGTCGCACATA